A genomic region of Gemmatimonadales bacterium contains the following coding sequences:
- the fmt gene encoding methionyl-tRNA formyltransferase: MRIVFFGTPDFAVPSLEALVAAHHTIVFAVTQPDRPRGRSRSNLVPPPVKARAESFAIPVLQPERPRGEAFEAALREARADLGVVVAYGHILKPEVLAIPRLGMINVHASLLPAWRGAGPIQAAIAAGDSTTGVTIMQMEAGLDSGPAILTRALPIRADETTGGLTPRLARLGAEALIEAVELLDKGEATFTIQDHASASYAPKVTRQSARIDWTAPAVSVANRIRAFDPAPGAWTSTRGSEVKLFRPELVTGEGVPGTVLSVAPTLTVAAGDGAVAIAEVQPSGRSRMGAAAWLRGNPIAPGDRLV; encoded by the coding sequence ATGCGGATCGTGTTTTTCGGCACCCCGGACTTTGCGGTGCCGAGCCTGGAAGCATTGGTTGCTGCGCACCACACCATCGTCTTTGCCGTCACGCAACCCGACCGCCCCCGCGGTCGTTCCCGCTCCAACCTCGTCCCCCCGCCAGTCAAGGCCCGCGCCGAGTCGTTCGCGATTCCGGTGCTGCAGCCCGAACGCCCACGCGGTGAGGCGTTTGAGGCGGCCTTGCGCGAGGCCCGTGCCGATCTCGGCGTCGTGGTCGCATATGGTCACATTCTCAAACCCGAGGTGCTCGCCATACCCCGCCTCGGCATGATCAATGTCCACGCGAGCCTGCTGCCTGCCTGGCGCGGCGCCGGGCCGATTCAGGCCGCGATCGCGGCCGGCGATTCGACCACCGGTGTCACCATCATGCAGATGGAAGCCGGGCTCGACAGCGGGCCGGCCATCCTGACGCGCGCGCTGCCGATCCGGGCGGATGAAACGACCGGCGGTTTGACCCCGAGGCTCGCCCGCCTCGGCGCAGAAGCCCTGATCGAAGCGGTCGAGTTGCTGGACAAGGGTGAGGCAACGTTCACGATCCAGGATCATGCCAGCGCCAGCTACGCTCCCAAGGTGACCCGGCAGTCGGCGCGGATCGACTGGACTGCGCCCGCAGTCAGCGTGGCCAACCGGATCCGTGCCTTCGACCCCGCCCCCGGAGCCTGGACTTCGACCCGCGGGTCCGAGGTCAAGCTGTTCCGGCCGGAGCTCGTCACGGGCGAGGGTGTTCCTGGTACGGTGTTGAGTGTCGCGCCGACGCTGACGGTTGCCGCAGGCGACGGTGCGGTGGCCATCGCCGAGGTTCAGCCGTCGGGTCGGAGCCGAATGGGCGCCGCTGCATGGCTGCGCGGCAATCCCATCGCGCCGGGCGACCGGTTGGTCTGA
- the yajC gene encoding preprotein translocase subunit YajC — protein MTMHTLYALAFAAPSEGSGGGGLMVLFIQFGALIAIFYFLLIRPQSQARKKHAQLLAGLKRNDDIITAGGIIGKVKNINENKITIESGNAELIIERSRIIQVGGEVSPTASQQ, from the coding sequence ATGACGATGCACACCTTGTATGCGCTGGCTTTTGCAGCACCATCCGAAGGCAGCGGTGGCGGCGGGCTCATGGTGTTGTTCATTCAGTTCGGCGCCCTGATCGCAATTTTCTACTTCCTGCTGATCCGGCCGCAGAGCCAGGCGCGGAAGAAGCATGCCCAGCTGCTGGCTGGTCTCAAGCGGAACGACGACATCATCACCGCCGGCGGAATCATCGGCAAAGTGAAGAACATCAACGAGAACAAGATCACGATCGAGAGCGGCAACGCGGAGCTGATTATCGAGCGTTCTCGGATCATCCAGGTCGGTGGCGAGGTGTCGCCCACGGCCTCGCAGCAATAG
- the queA gene encoding tRNA preQ1(34) S-adenosylmethionine ribosyltransferase-isomerase QueA, which translates to MRVDDFDFELPQELIAQTPAPTRRQSRLLTVRRSDGTIGHGDFSALLEEMTAGDLLVLNSTRVRHARLLGTRPSGAPAEVLLIHPGADGTWVAMGKPGHALRPGKRIILGDGIEIETVEVLDGPNRLVRFVGGTAEAAMAQFGRLPLPPYIAREPDATDEDRYQTVFADREGSVAAPTAGLHFDWPLLSALEAAGIRVEYLDLEVGPGTFRPVEVEDPREHPMHPEKFRIPERLAAAVGDTRASGKAVWAVGTTVVRSLEAAADEQGAIRSGEQETNLLILPGYRFKTVDRLITNFHLPRSTLFMLVSAFGGSELVLRAYQTAIAHRYRFYSYGDAMLIR; encoded by the coding sequence ATGCGTGTCGACGATTTCGACTTCGAGCTTCCCCAGGAACTCATTGCCCAGACGCCGGCGCCCACCAGGCGGCAGAGTCGTCTACTGACCGTGAGGCGCTCGGACGGCACCATCGGCCACGGCGATTTTTCAGCGCTCCTCGAGGAGATGACGGCGGGAGACCTCCTCGTCCTCAACTCCACCCGGGTCCGTCATGCACGTCTGCTGGGCACGCGCCCCTCGGGCGCACCTGCGGAGGTTCTGCTGATTCACCCGGGCGCCGATGGCACCTGGGTCGCGATGGGCAAGCCGGGTCATGCGCTCCGGCCCGGCAAGCGCATCATCCTGGGAGACGGTATCGAGATCGAAACGGTCGAGGTCCTCGACGGGCCCAACCGCTTGGTTCGCTTCGTCGGCGGCACCGCTGAAGCGGCCATGGCGCAGTTCGGTCGACTGCCGTTGCCGCCGTACATTGCGCGCGAACCGGACGCGACGGACGAAGACCGCTATCAGACGGTCTTTGCCGATCGGGAAGGCAGCGTTGCCGCGCCGACGGCAGGCCTCCATTTCGATTGGCCGCTGTTGTCCGCGCTGGAAGCGGCCGGCATCCGGGTCGAGTATCTCGACCTCGAGGTCGGGCCTGGCACCTTCCGTCCGGTCGAGGTCGAGGATCCTCGCGAGCATCCGATGCACCCCGAGAAGTTCCGGATTCCCGAGCGCCTCGCGGCGGCCGTCGGCGACACCCGCGCATCTGGAAAGGCGGTCTGGGCCGTCGGAACCACGGTGGTGCGGTCGCTCGAGGCCGCGGCCGACGAGCAGGGCGCGATCCGGTCGGGGGAGCAGGAAACCAACCTGCTGATTCTGCCTGGCTACCGCTTCAAGACCGTCGATCGCCTGATTACCAACTTTCACCTCCCCCGCTCGACCCTCTTCATGCTGGTCTCGGCCTTCGGCGGCAGCGAGCTCGTCCTCCGGGCGTACCAGACCGCCATTGCCCACCGCTACCGATTCTACTCCTACGGCGATGCGATGCTGATCCGATAG
- the def gene encoding peptide deformylase, with protein sequence MALLDIHLLGSPALRKRAAEVTEFDDELRQFIDDLFETMDAAEGVGLAANQVGVTQRVAVVGIDDDRFVMVNPVLSALEGRVRGEEGCLSLPDVSGEVIRAERLVLEALDRDGKPYRRELDGYTARAVQHEVDHLDGVMFFDHLSLLKRELLLRRWKKDNPNAGLTRKIAPKTAQQP encoded by the coding sequence ATGGCGCTGTTGGATATCCACCTGCTGGGCTCCCCGGCCCTGCGCAAGCGAGCTGCCGAGGTCACGGAGTTCGACGACGAGCTGCGTCAGTTCATCGACGACCTGTTCGAGACGATGGATGCAGCGGAAGGGGTCGGTCTTGCGGCCAACCAGGTCGGGGTGACCCAGCGGGTGGCCGTCGTCGGCATCGACGACGATCGGTTCGTGATGGTCAATCCCGTGCTCTCGGCGCTCGAGGGACGGGTCAGGGGCGAGGAAGGCTGCCTGTCCCTGCCCGACGTATCGGGTGAGGTGATCCGCGCCGAGCGACTGGTGCTCGAGGCGCTGGACCGTGACGGGAAGCCGTACCGGAGGGAGCTCGACGGATACACGGCCCGTGCAGTGCAGCACGAGGTCGACCACCTCGATGGTGTGATGTTCTTCGATCACCTGAGTTTGCTCAAGCGCGAGCTGCTGCTCCGTCGCTGGAAGAAAGACAACCCCAACGCCGGCCTGACGCGGAAAATCGCTCCGAAGACCGCTCAGCAACCCTAG
- a CDS encoding YebC/PmpR family DNA-binding transcriptional regulator, whose translation MAGHSKWKQIKRKKAVTDSRRASTWTKCIREITVAAKAGGGDPGGNPRLRTAIDAARAVNMPNDNIDRAIKKGTGELEGAVYEEVSYEGYGPGGVAIYVEGTTDNANRTVAEVRHAFTRNGGNLGASNSVAWMFDRKGLLNLEASRSAEDQTLEDALEAGAEDFAREGDYYVVTTAPFDLHTVQDALKAKGYAIESAEIAMVPQNTVKVEGDDATKLIKLIEMLEEQEDVSKVFANFDIDADALVEAEG comes from the coding sequence ATGGCCGGCCATAGCAAATGGAAGCAGATCAAGCGGAAAAAAGCCGTTACGGACTCCCGCCGGGCTTCGACGTGGACCAAATGCATTCGGGAAATCACCGTGGCCGCCAAAGCTGGCGGCGGCGATCCCGGCGGCAATCCACGGCTCCGCACGGCAATCGACGCAGCTCGGGCAGTGAACATGCCCAACGACAACATCGATCGCGCCATCAAGAAGGGCACCGGTGAACTCGAGGGCGCGGTCTACGAAGAGGTGAGTTACGAAGGCTACGGGCCTGGCGGCGTTGCCATCTATGTCGAAGGCACGACCGACAACGCCAACCGAACCGTGGCAGAGGTTCGTCACGCCTTTACCCGCAACGGGGGCAACCTCGGCGCATCGAACTCCGTGGCGTGGATGTTCGATCGGAAGGGGCTGCTCAACCTCGAGGCCAGTCGATCCGCCGAGGACCAGACCTTGGAGGATGCGCTGGAAGCCGGCGCCGAGGACTTCGCCCGCGAGGGCGACTACTACGTGGTGACAACCGCGCCGTTCGATCTGCACACCGTGCAGGACGCGCTCAAGGCCAAGGGCTACGCGATCGAGTCGGCCGAGATCGCGATGGTTCCGCAAAACACCGTCAAGGTCGAGGGCGACGACGCGACCAAGCTGATCAAACTGATCGAGATGCTCGAAGAGCAAGAGGACGTGTCGAAAGTCTTTGCCAACTTCGACATCGATGCCGACGCACTGGTGGAAGCGGAGGGGTGA
- the ruvB gene encoding Holliday junction branch migration DNA helicase RuvB, translated as MTRVEITTPDELPEESGADAALRPSRLDDFIGQEGVKGSLQIAIDAARGRRDTLDHILFFGPPGLGKTTLAMLMAREMGVQIRTTSGPVLEKPGDLVGLLTGLGRGDILFIDEIHRLRPVLEEFLYPAMEDFRVDVRIAEGPNAQTIPMAIEPFTLVGATTRFGQLTPPMRARFGIVERLNFYGADDLARIVTRSAGLLGVPTEESGALEIARRSRGTPRIANRLLRRVRDYAQVRADGVITADVAGRALARLNVDEFGLDDMDARILTTIIEKYGGGPVGLQTLGAAVGEDSGTLEEVYEPYLLQQGFLERTPRGRVATGAAYRRFGMTPPAGSTGQGSLL; from the coding sequence GTGACGCGCGTCGAGATCACGACTCCGGACGAACTTCCCGAAGAGAGCGGTGCCGACGCGGCGCTCCGCCCTTCTCGGCTCGATGACTTTATCGGGCAGGAAGGAGTCAAAGGGTCGCTGCAGATTGCAATCGACGCGGCGCGCGGTCGTCGGGACACGCTCGACCATATCCTGTTCTTTGGCCCGCCCGGGCTCGGCAAAACGACACTGGCCATGCTGATGGCTCGCGAAATGGGCGTCCAGATTCGGACCACCTCCGGCCCGGTCCTCGAAAAACCCGGCGACCTGGTTGGCCTGCTCACCGGACTCGGCCGCGGCGACATCCTCTTCATCGACGAAATCCATCGGCTGCGTCCGGTGCTGGAAGAGTTCCTCTATCCCGCGATGGAGGATTTCCGGGTCGATGTTCGGATTGCCGAGGGACCGAATGCCCAGACCATCCCAATGGCCATCGAGCCCTTCACGCTGGTGGGAGCCACCACCCGATTCGGCCAGCTGACGCCGCCGATGCGGGCTCGGTTCGGGATCGTCGAACGACTCAATTTCTACGGCGCCGACGACCTGGCGCGGATCGTCACTCGCTCGGCCGGGCTCCTTGGCGTACCAACCGAGGAATCCGGCGCGCTCGAAATCGCGCGGCGGAGCCGAGGCACTCCGCGCATTGCCAATCGCCTGCTGCGCCGGGTGCGGGACTATGCCCAGGTTCGGGCCGATGGCGTGATAACCGCGGACGTGGCAGGACGGGCGCTGGCGCGGCTCAACGTCGACGAATTCGGGCTCGACGACATGGATGCCCGGATCCTGACCACCATCATCGAGAAGTACGGCGGCGGTCCGGTCGGCCTGCAGACGCTAGGCGCAGCCGTCGGCGAGGACAGCGGCACCCTCGAAGAAGTCTACGAGCCCTATCTCCTCCAGCAAGGCTTTCTCGAACGAACCCCGCGTGGTCGAGTCGCGACCGGCGCGGCCTATCGCCGCTTCGGGATGACGCCGCCGGCCGGTAGCACCGGCCAGGGCTCGCTGCTGTAA
- the ruvA gene encoding Holliday junction branch migration protein RuvA, whose translation MIAVVAGVLSARVGDAIILQTDGGVGYEVTVPLGVMERLPPVGQRAALHTELVIREDAWTLYGFDRPGDRVIFQRLLTASGFGPKLALAVLSSLGPERAVRSIQGKDVAALSTVPGIGRKKAERLILELHDRFADLAIEPSGLRTTPSAADEAARALVALGYLPAQADEAIRAALGANAEGDSASLIRRALQILTAPKGKGGRP comes from the coding sequence ATGATTGCGGTCGTGGCCGGCGTGCTCTCCGCCCGCGTGGGCGACGCCATCATTCTGCAGACCGACGGCGGCGTCGGCTACGAGGTTACGGTTCCGCTCGGTGTGATGGAGCGACTGCCTCCGGTGGGCCAGCGCGCCGCTCTGCATACGGAGCTGGTCATTCGGGAAGATGCCTGGACCCTGTACGGCTTCGATCGACCCGGCGACCGTGTCATCTTTCAGCGGCTGCTGACCGCCAGCGGGTTCGGCCCCAAGCTCGCCCTGGCCGTGCTCTCGAGCCTGGGACCCGAGCGGGCGGTGCGCTCGATCCAGGGCAAGGACGTTGCCGCGCTTTCGACCGTTCCGGGCATCGGCCGGAAGAAAGCGGAGCGGCTGATCCTCGAGCTACACGATCGTTTTGCCGACCTGGCGATCGAGCCGAGCGGACTGCGGACCACGCCCTCCGCAGCCGACGAAGCGGCCCGCGCACTCGTTGCACTGGGCTACCTGCCGGCGCAAGCCGACGAAGCGATTCGCGCCGCGCTTGGTGCGAACGCCGAAGGCGATTCGGCGTCGCTGATTCGCCGAGCGCTTCAGATACTGACTGCCCCGAAGGGCAAAGGAGGACGTCCGTGA
- the thiS gene encoding sulfur carrier protein ThiS: protein MKLTVNGESRTFESVATLTELLTALGLDARAVVVEHNRAIVRRPTLAETPVRDGDTIEIVHFVGGG from the coding sequence ATGAAGCTGACCGTCAATGGCGAGTCCCGGACCTTCGAGTCGGTGGCGACGCTGACCGAACTGCTCACGGCGCTGGGCCTCGACGCCCGTGCCGTGGTGGTCGAGCACAACCGCGCCATCGTGCGGCGACCGACCCTGGCGGAAACACCGGTCCGCGACGGCGACACCATCGAAATCGTCCACTTCGTCGGCGGCGGCTAA
- the ruvC gene encoding crossover junction endodeoxyribonuclease RuvC encodes MPVTILGIDPGTGLIGFGVVTRDEPGRMGRLIECGVIRTSPGSALPDRLKTIHEGLSELVARHAPTVLAVEDIFYGKNVRTTAVLGHARGVILLAGALAAIPVFEYSPATVKKTIVGRGAALKPQVGFMVAKLLGLKAAPKPADAADAVAVAMTHLLLDRTRSLR; translated from the coding sequence CTGCCGGTCACCATCCTCGGCATCGACCCCGGTACCGGTCTGATCGGCTTCGGGGTGGTGACGCGTGACGAGCCGGGGCGGATGGGGCGGTTGATCGAGTGCGGGGTGATCCGCACGTCGCCAGGGTCGGCGCTGCCGGACCGCTTGAAAACGATCCATGAAGGGTTGAGTGAGCTGGTTGCCCGTCACGCGCCGACTGTCCTGGCCGTCGAGGACATCTTCTACGGTAAGAACGTCCGAACGACCGCAGTGCTCGGCCATGCACGCGGCGTCATTCTGCTCGCCGGCGCGCTCGCTGCGATTCCGGTGTTCGAGTATTCCCCGGCCACGGTCAAAAAGACCATTGTCGGCCGAGGTGCAGCACTCAAACCGCAGGTGGGCTTCATGGTTGCCAAGCTGCTCGGTCTCAAAGCCGCGCCCAAACCGGCCGACGCGGCCGATGCGGTTGCGGTTGCCATGACGCACCTGCTGCTCGACCGAACCCGGAGCCTCCGATGA
- a CDS encoding TonB-dependent receptor has translation MDVRRWAPIALAIIVPLLPQTVSAQTYGQLRGRIITEETRTPLENARIAVIGQSLAITTGVNGQFVLDQVPSGSHTIRISYIGRQPVTRTVEIRAGETTIADVALGLSVATVADLAVIGSRSMSQAEALNIQKNAPNIINVVASDQIGRFPDISAPEAVQRLPGVVLARDQGEGRYLQIRGGSAANTQVTYNGLQIPAPEGEVRQIALDAVPVDLLEAIEVAKAILPSMDADAVGGAVNLVTKRAPLTRLVSFEAAGGFSTLRERTAGSVTGTFGDRFAEGRFGLLLTGSFNRRPFGSDNVEAAYDLGDPGLSDDALETLEVRHYTLTRTRQGATAVFDFRPSERNVLTLSGIYSKLADDEQRRVLVNEVEDGELNFEHRDRYEHQQILGVSFQGEHLFRRSGLFDYQIGYTRGSEDQPRSSTIAFVQEDVSFAPSLSRTQPRANPAGGALAGSYLFDEIEQNTYATRNGEWLGATNLALPYRLGRASGQIRMGLRLRSKHKTAANLTEVAELADGDLILGSDVGSAFNGVVRHPGVYPLPPFSTMPDDIRSFRNRFSARLEDEIILEEETSDFDLKERVTAAYLMSEINLTPSLTILPGVRYEHTKLNSSGFSWNSETETLAPQQATNSYGNVFPMVHVRYAVTPRTNLRAAFTTAIARPNYFDLVPYRLRDDEDLALGNPSLSPTTSRNIDLLVEHYADQIGILSAGVFFKQLSDPIFVFREDNDLGGETEQPRNGRSGWIRGFEASLQRQLRFLPSPFNGLGLYANYTFTDSEATLPDGRVARLQGQTRHVANAALSYERRGFSAQLSLNYNDRYVDEYGEEAAEDILVDRHVQLDASASLRLPARATVFAELVNLTNEPYRVFQGDPSRPVQIEYYARWGRMGVRLHW, from the coding sequence ATGGACGTTCGTCGATGGGCCCCGATCGCCCTGGCGATCATTGTTCCGCTGCTTCCCCAAACCGTATCGGCCCAGACGTACGGCCAGCTCCGAGGGCGGATCATCACCGAAGAAACCAGAACGCCGCTGGAGAACGCCCGCATTGCCGTGATCGGCCAATCGTTGGCCATCACTACCGGCGTCAACGGGCAGTTCGTGCTCGATCAGGTCCCAAGCGGATCCCACACGATCCGGATCTCCTACATCGGGCGCCAACCGGTGACCCGGACGGTCGAGATCCGCGCCGGCGAAACCACGATCGCAGATGTCGCACTGGGCCTCTCCGTGGCCACGGTGGCCGATCTCGCTGTGATCGGATCGCGTTCGATGTCCCAAGCCGAAGCGCTCAACATCCAGAAAAACGCGCCCAACATCATCAACGTCGTCGCCTCCGATCAGATCGGCCGCTTTCCGGATATCTCCGCGCCGGAGGCGGTGCAACGACTGCCGGGCGTGGTTCTGGCGCGCGATCAGGGTGAAGGCCGCTACCTCCAGATCCGCGGCGGATCCGCGGCGAATACGCAGGTCACGTACAACGGCTTGCAGATTCCGGCGCCCGAAGGGGAGGTCCGCCAGATAGCGCTCGATGCCGTCCCGGTCGACTTGCTTGAAGCCATCGAAGTGGCCAAGGCAATCCTGCCCAGCATGGACGCGGACGCCGTCGGTGGCGCGGTGAATCTGGTCACCAAGCGCGCGCCGTTGACCCGCTTGGTGTCCTTCGAGGCGGCCGGCGGCTTCTCGACCTTGCGCGAACGGACCGCCGGGAGCGTCACCGGCACGTTCGGCGACCGGTTTGCCGAGGGCCGTTTTGGCTTGCTTCTGACCGGATCGTTCAACCGCCGCCCGTTCGGTTCCGACAACGTCGAAGCCGCCTATGACCTGGGCGACCCGGGCCTTTCGGACGATGCGCTGGAAACCCTGGAAGTGCGCCACTACACCCTGACCCGGACCCGACAGGGCGCCACGGCCGTCTTCGACTTCCGTCCGAGCGAGCGCAACGTCTTGACCCTGTCGGGGATCTACTCGAAGCTCGCCGACGACGAACAGCGCCGCGTCCTCGTCAACGAGGTGGAGGACGGCGAGCTCAACTTCGAGCACCGCGACCGCTACGAACATCAGCAGATTCTCGGCGTGTCGTTCCAGGGTGAGCACCTGTTCCGCCGGAGCGGCCTGTTCGACTATCAGATCGGCTATACCCGGGGCAGCGAAGACCAACCGCGATCCTCGACGATTGCATTCGTTCAGGAAGACGTCTCGTTCGCACCGTCCTTGAGCCGGACCCAGCCGCGGGCCAACCCGGCCGGCGGCGCGCTCGCGGGCAGCTACCTCTTCGACGAGATCGAGCAGAACACCTATGCCACCCGGAACGGCGAATGGCTCGGCGCCACGAACCTGGCGCTCCCCTACCGACTCGGCCGAGCCAGCGGGCAAATCCGGATGGGACTCAGATTGCGGAGCAAGCACAAGACGGCCGCCAACCTGACCGAAGTCGCCGAGCTCGCCGACGGCGACCTGATTCTTGGCAGCGATGTCGGCTCCGCATTCAATGGCGTGGTGCGCCACCCCGGCGTCTACCCGCTGCCGCCCTTCTCGACCATGCCGGACGACATCCGCTCGTTCCGCAACCGGTTCAGCGCCCGCCTGGAGGACGAAATCATCCTGGAGGAGGAGACCAGCGACTTCGACCTCAAGGAGCGGGTCACCGCAGCCTACCTGATGAGCGAGATCAACCTGACACCGTCGCTCACCATCCTGCCGGGAGTCCGCTACGAGCACACCAAGCTCAACAGCAGCGGATTCAGCTGGAACTCCGAGACCGAGACGCTCGCCCCGCAGCAAGCGACCAACAGCTACGGCAACGTCTTCCCGATGGTCCACGTCCGGTACGCCGTGACGCCACGGACCAATCTTCGCGCCGCGTTCACGACGGCGATTGCGCGCCCCAACTACTTCGACCTGGTGCCCTACCGCCTCCGCGACGACGAAGACCTGGCGCTCGGCAACCCGAGCCTGAGCCCAACGACGTCGCGAAACATCGATCTGCTCGTCGAGCACTACGCCGATCAGATCGGTATCCTGTCGGCCGGCGTGTTCTTCAAGCAGCTGAGCGATCCGATCTTTGTCTTCCGGGAGGACAACGACCTGGGCGGCGAAACCGAACAGCCGCGCAACGGGCGCTCGGGCTGGATTCGCGGGTTCGAGGCGTCGCTGCAGCGGCAGCTCCGCTTCTTGCCCTCTCCCTTCAACGGATTGGGGCTCTACGCCAACTACACCTTCACCGATTCCGAGGCGACCCTGCCGGATGGTCGCGTCGCACGGCTGCAGGGTCAAACGCGACACGTCGCCAACGCGGCCCTCAGCTACGAACGGCGCGGCTTCTCAGCGCAACTCAGCCTCAACTACAATGACCGCTACGTCGACGAGTACGGCGAGGAGGCCGCTGAGGACATCCTGGTCGACCGGCACGTGCAGCTCGACGCGTCGGCCAGCCTCCGGCTGCCAGCCCGCGCTACCGTCTTCGCGGAACTGGTCAATCTGACCAACGAACCGTACCGGGTCTTCCAGGGCGATCCCAGTCGGCCGGTGCAGATCGAGTACTACGCGCGCTGGGGCCGGATGGGCGTCCGGCTCCACTGGTGA
- a CDS encoding thiamine phosphate synthase, giving the protein MRPLPRVLAVTDAAIVAADDFAIRAGAIAAAGPAIGIVVRHPGASSAAGLAALDRVRALARPPEAATIAHGDPALARIGGAHGVQLRDRDLAPQDARRVLGAGWVGLSVHSVDQARAARDAGVDYLVAGAVFETASHPGQPGKGLNWLAEVVAVGVPVYAIGGVTLDRLPALHAAGAWGVAAIGALWRARDSAKAADQLVRNWSEAS; this is encoded by the coding sequence ATGCGCCCCCTGCCCCGAGTGCTCGCGGTGACCGACGCCGCGATCGTCGCGGCGGATGATTTCGCGATTCGCGCTGGGGCCATCGCGGCCGCGGGGCCCGCCATCGGGATCGTGGTTCGACACCCTGGGGCCAGTTCCGCCGCCGGGCTCGCGGCGCTGGACCGGGTTCGCGCCCTGGCCCGCCCGCCGGAGGCCGCCACGATCGCGCACGGCGACCCGGCATTGGCTAGGATAGGTGGGGCCCACGGCGTGCAGCTCCGTGACCGGGATCTGGCCCCTCAGGATGCGCGCCGGGTCCTGGGCGCAGGGTGGGTCGGGTTGTCGGTGCATTCGGTCGACCAGGCGCGTGCCGCGCGAGACGCCGGTGTCGACTACCTCGTTGCCGGCGCTGTTTTCGAAACGGCGTCGCACCCCGGGCAACCCGGCAAGGGCTTGAACTGGCTCGCAGAGGTCGTCGCCGTCGGAGTGCCGGTCTATGCCATCGGCGGCGTCACCCTGGACCGCCTGCCCGCGCTCCACGCTGCGGGTGCATGGGGAGTGGCGGCCATCGGCGCCTTATGGCGCGCACGGGATTCGGCCAAGGCGGCCGATCAATTGGTGCGCAACTGGAGTGAGGCATCATGA
- the tgt gene encoding tRNA guanosine(34) transglycosylase Tgt, producing MFELELIGTDERARAGRLRLPHGIVETPAFMPVGTLGAVRGLHPLEVERAGAQIVLGNTYHLHLRPGEEVVRTMGGLHQFTTWPRPMLTDSGGFQVFSLATLRKIAEEGVEFTSHVDGSRRTLTPESAMEIQYALGADIAMAFDHVVPGGADRTHAEEGMKRSLRWLERCRTRHQALTAEAPDVQTLWPIIQGGTFADLRQQSLEGTLALGDWTGTAIGGLSVGEPKPVMHRILDELEPALPRDRPRYLMGVGFPEDLVEGIARGVDLFDCVAATRNGRHGSAWTMQGRVNIRKAANRTADEPLDPTCDCETCQRFSRSYLRHLFVAEEILGLRLVSLHNIRFLIRIGEQARAAILEGRFQNWRREWHAAYSQGSETTT from the coding sequence ATGTTCGAACTCGAGTTGATCGGCACCGACGAACGAGCCCGCGCCGGCCGCCTGCGACTGCCCCACGGCATCGTGGAAACCCCGGCGTTCATGCCGGTCGGCACACTGGGTGCCGTCCGCGGCCTCCATCCGCTCGAAGTCGAACGCGCCGGCGCGCAGATCGTCCTGGGCAACACCTACCATCTCCACCTCCGCCCGGGAGAAGAGGTGGTGCGGACCATGGGTGGTCTGCATCAGTTCACCACCTGGCCCCGGCCAATGCTGACCGACTCGGGCGGTTTCCAGGTGTTTTCGCTGGCGACACTGCGCAAGATCGCCGAGGAAGGGGTCGAGTTTACCAGCCACGTCGACGGGAGCCGCCGGACCCTGACGCCCGAGAGCGCCATGGAAATCCAGTACGCACTCGGGGCCGACATCGCGATGGCATTCGATCACGTGGTGCCGGGTGGCGCCGATCGAACCCATGCCGAGGAAGGAATGAAACGCAGCCTGCGGTGGCTGGAGCGCTGCCGGACCCGGCACCAGGCGCTGACGGCGGAGGCCCCGGACGTCCAGACACTCTGGCCCATCATTCAGGGTGGCACCTTTGCCGACCTCCGCCAGCAGTCGCTGGAGGGCACCCTGGCCCTGGGCGACTGGACCGGAACGGCCATCGGAGGGCTCTCGGTGGGCGAGCCCAAACCCGTGATGCATCGTATCTTGGACGAACTCGAACCGGCGCTGCCGCGGGACCGGCCCCGTTATCTTATGGGGGTTGGATTCCCCGAAGATCTCGTCGAGGGAATCGCGCGGGGGGTCGACTTGTTCGACTGTGTTGCGGCCACCCGGAACGGGCGGCACGGCAGCGCCTGGACGATGCAGGGACGGGTCAACATCCGCAAAGCGGCGAACCGGACTGCTGACGAGCCGCTCGACCCGACCTGTGACTGCGAGACCTGCCAGCGGTTTTCCCGGAGCTATCTCCGCCACCTGTTCGTGGCCGAGGAAATTCTGGGACTCCGGCTGGTGTCGCTCCACAACATCCGATTCCTAATTCGAATCGGCGAGCAGGCCAGGGCAGCAATCCTGGAAGGGCGTTTTCAGAACTGGCGCCGCGAATGGCACGCGGCTTACTCCCAAGGCAGTGAGACAACCACATGA